The DNA segment GTAACACGGGAAGTTGATTTGAACCGTATCAAAGTTAATCTAACCAATTTGCAGGCACGGGGTAAAAATATGAGAAATATTATATCACAGCAAAAACGTTATTTACAAATTCTAATCGGTATTCCTATTGAAGACGCTTTTGAAGTGGATGATTCAGAGGTAAAAAGCATGGATATATCCGAATTTCAGAACTATCCACTGCCACAAAACAAGATAGAACTTGACGTGCTGAATAAGCAAAGAGAAAGATTGGAACTCGAAATCCGCAGTCATAAAATGGAGTATCTGCCAACGTTATCGGCTATTGCCACAGCCGGGTATCAGTTTCAATCAAACAAACTAAACCTCGCGCGAGAACCGTGGTACAATTCTGCCATTGTGGGCGTTCGTTTAACCATTCCAATTTTCGACGGTTTAGGTAAGCGAAGCCGGATAAAACAGAAACAAGTACAACTGCAAGGGTTGGATTGGGACATTCAGGAAACCCGACAGACCTTATCTGCTAATTATTTGAATGCGAAAAATCAACTGGAGATAATCTATGAGTTGATACAGGTACAATCTGAAAATTTGAAACTGGCAGAGAAAGTATATAGTCAGACAATGGCACTGTACACCGAAGGTTTGGCGACCATAACAGACCTTCTTGAAACAGAAACCTCTTTACATGAAGTAAAAATAGCCTATACCACAGAACTTATCCGCTACAAAAAAACAGAGATAGATTTATTAAAAGCAAGCGGTACACTTGAATATTTATTAAGCAGTAGTAAAAAATGAAATCAAAAATAGTAACACCAATCATTCTAACCGTTTCCATTGTCAGCCTCATCGCATCGAGACTGGTCGAGAATAAACAAACTATTGACCGGAATGCTGAATTATCCTTGACTGTAAACACTGTTGTTCCCGTCATGATTGAGAAGCCCCAATACATGGACTTGAGTGAAAAAATCAGTGTGAACGGGCGCATTGATTCGGAAAATGAGGTGGTAGTTTATTCAAAAGCGCAGGCTATTGTTGTGAAGAAATACAAAAAGGCAGGTGATGTGGTCAGTCGGGGAACAGTAATCGCACAACTTGAAAATAATGTCATACGGG comes from the Bacteroidales bacterium genome and includes:
- a CDS encoding TolC family protein; this translates as MRAIQILLALLIIGNTVMAQNSSGKITLEQCLDFAINNSYAAHRANLDVSEADYQVNEARSGVLPQINASGSFDHSLVLPTTMLPGELIGESGTQIPVQMGSKNELDFGVSVEQVIFSPTLFTGIKIARNNLELQRLRAAMTKEEVIFNVSNAYYDILNSMQKLDNINYMTSMQDSLYLLMEKRVEENVTREVDLNRIKVNLTNLQARGKNMRNIISQQKRYLQILIGIPIEDAFEVDDSEVKSMDISEFQNYPLPQNKIELDVLNKQRERLELEIRSHKMEYLPTLSAIATAGYQFQSNKLNLAREPWYNSAIVGVRLTIPIFDGLGKRSRIKQKQVQLQGLDWDIQETRQTLSANYLNAKNQLEIIYELIQVQSENLKLAEKVYSQTMALYTEGLATITDLLETETSLHEVKIAYTTELIRYKKTEIDLLKASGTLEYLLSSSKK